The Sinomonas sp. P10A9 genome includes a window with the following:
- the pth gene encoding aminoacyl-tRNA hydrolase: MTETWLIVGLGNPGPEYSGNRHNVGQMVLDELASRMGARFAAHKGARAVVLEGRLWVGGPRAVLAKPLTYMNVSGGPTSSLAKYYGVDPAHVVAVHDELDIPFNTVRLKLGGGEGGHNGLRDISKALGTKDYLRVRAGVGRPPGRMDAADFVLRDFSAAEKKDLPFLLDESADAVEALVRDGLAAAQQKFHPAKA, translated from the coding sequence ATGACCGAGACGTGGCTCATCGTGGGCCTGGGCAATCCGGGACCCGAGTACAGCGGCAACCGCCATAACGTCGGCCAAATGGTCCTCGACGAGCTGGCGTCCCGAATGGGAGCCAGGTTCGCCGCGCACAAGGGTGCACGCGCCGTCGTGCTCGAGGGTCGGCTCTGGGTCGGTGGGCCCCGTGCCGTGCTCGCCAAGCCGCTCACCTACATGAACGTCTCGGGCGGGCCGACGTCATCGCTGGCGAAGTACTACGGGGTCGACCCCGCGCACGTCGTCGCTGTGCATGACGAGCTCGACATCCCGTTCAACACGGTCAGGCTCAAGCTGGGCGGGGGAGAGGGCGGCCACAATGGCCTCCGGGACATCTCCAAAGCCCTCGGCACCAAGGACTACCTTCGCGTGCGGGCCGGGGTGGGCCGACCGCCCGGCCGGATGGACGCCGCGGACTTCGTGCTCCGCGACTTCTCGGCCGCGGAGAAGAAGGACCTCCCCTTCCTTCTCGACGAGTCGGCCGACGCCGTCGAGGCGCTCGTGCGCGACGGCCTCGCCGCGGCGCAGCAGAAGTTCCATCCGGCCAAGGCGTAG
- a CDS encoding LuxR C-terminal-related transcriptional regulator, whose product MGIRLGLSGDSQIIHDAQARLSDRLAWARVVRAKEIATAEQALADPSTYGVVVTGDASFGKSAVASVLLNDLEAVAYTVRLRSTIMGTETPYGALNVLLARLPEDAQDDPGTIMRGILQLLASDARGREAVMSLETSHNLDELSTATLVNVMVTGTAKLVIVADRASELPTDFHWMLSEERLREVPLAALDPEDTLTGVRELLGALVPQTVALQLHGLSRGNPQVLLLTVSELLQRGALTVADGVWTLPPDTDTSGIRQLDDLVRARFQRHPAQIQEIIEALACARRIPLVRLASTFRGEDLAQMERDGLLAIDEGGRQSVSLADALMGDVVRGWLSVPRRRELRALLMADGEPPLDTITNLELLGLAAWARECHALLPTGHAIAAAAESLRLYDAKFALECLDGVERDPSTWPTVQRLRARAFLVLQLPRQSLACLDQVSAAELDAEGPVEMATFVAIRAEALRWVPEGARATRDLLADARGELLIRAGTGASSDAENARAAALLDLAEFEYWAFLGEFGRIVGRLEATVADPNPVDEETRLMAASILMEARTVLGREQEGLALLHELTAQINLGSGPLRMRRAFATRAFDVLLLNGHWRQALALLKAAPQWSPHYLSTSGASVELAVGLAYVYAGRGHEAIGSLLSATALFERTPASRWLGLACAATAFAYAQQGDTPSARKWLSRLEDCEPAAGYRTASYIDFCSAMARRWIGEPHAAAMLVESAREDIAHGRWNPAGIKLVGATVEGSEDDLRLLEDVCAHRQGPLAEIGERLARGTRTGSLDDLAAAADLAASLELDALESRCAAVALDVAHEINEVVVARFMQARLDTLAGRVVILPVVPSRAPRVLTQREREVAALAAMGESNRRIAEDLGLSVRTVEGHLYQVFSKLAVSTRTELAEFL is encoded by the coding sequence ATGGGGATTCGATTGGGGCTGTCCGGGGACAGCCAGATCATCCACGACGCGCAGGCACGCCTCAGCGACAGGCTGGCGTGGGCCCGCGTAGTCCGTGCGAAGGAGATCGCCACGGCCGAACAGGCCTTGGCTGATCCGTCGACGTACGGCGTCGTGGTCACCGGCGACGCGAGCTTCGGCAAGTCGGCGGTGGCCTCTGTGCTGCTCAACGACCTCGAGGCAGTCGCCTACACCGTGCGCCTGCGGAGCACAATCATGGGCACCGAGACACCGTACGGGGCGCTCAACGTGCTCCTCGCGCGGCTCCCCGAAGACGCCCAGGACGATCCGGGCACGATCATGCGCGGGATCCTGCAGCTGCTCGCCTCGGATGCGCGCGGCCGCGAGGCGGTCATGTCGCTCGAGACCTCCCACAACCTCGACGAGCTGAGCACGGCGACGCTCGTGAACGTCATGGTCACCGGCACCGCGAAGCTCGTGATCGTCGCCGATCGGGCGAGCGAACTGCCCACCGACTTCCACTGGATGCTCTCCGAGGAGCGCTTGCGGGAAGTGCCTTTGGCTGCACTTGATCCCGAGGACACGCTGACTGGCGTGCGCGAGCTCCTCGGGGCGCTCGTGCCGCAGACGGTCGCGCTCCAGCTTCACGGCCTCTCGCGCGGCAATCCGCAAGTACTGCTGTTGACGGTCTCCGAGCTCCTCCAGCGGGGCGCGCTGACGGTGGCCGACGGCGTGTGGACGCTTCCGCCCGACACTGACACGAGCGGGATCCGGCAGCTCGACGACCTCGTGAGGGCCCGCTTCCAGCGTCATCCCGCGCAGATCCAGGAGATCATCGAGGCGCTCGCGTGCGCCCGGCGCATCCCGCTCGTGCGGCTCGCGTCCACGTTCCGGGGCGAGGACCTCGCCCAGATGGAACGCGACGGGCTCCTCGCCATCGATGAGGGAGGCCGCCAGTCTGTCTCCCTCGCCGACGCGCTCATGGGCGACGTCGTGCGCGGCTGGCTCTCGGTGCCGCGGCGGCGCGAGCTGCGCGCCCTCCTCATGGCTGACGGTGAGCCGCCGCTCGACACCATCACGAACCTCGAGCTGCTCGGACTCGCGGCGTGGGCCCGTGAGTGCCACGCGCTGCTGCCCACGGGCCACGCTATCGCGGCGGCGGCCGAGTCGCTGCGCCTCTATGACGCGAAGTTCGCCCTCGAATGCCTCGACGGGGTCGAGCGGGACCCGAGCACATGGCCCACCGTCCAACGGCTGAGGGCCAGGGCGTTCCTCGTGCTCCAGCTGCCCCGGCAGTCGCTCGCTTGCCTCGATCAGGTGTCCGCGGCCGAACTGGACGCCGAGGGACCAGTCGAGATGGCCACGTTCGTGGCGATCAGAGCCGAGGCCCTGCGCTGGGTCCCGGAAGGTGCCCGGGCGACGCGGGACCTCCTCGCGGACGCGCGCGGTGAGCTCCTCATTCGTGCCGGGACGGGCGCCTCATCGGACGCGGAGAACGCCAGAGCCGCCGCACTGTTGGACCTCGCCGAGTTCGAGTACTGGGCCTTCCTCGGAGAGTTCGGGCGCATCGTGGGCCGCCTCGAGGCGACCGTGGCGGATCCCAACCCTGTCGACGAGGAGACTCGCCTCATGGCCGCCTCCATACTCATGGAGGCCCGCACCGTACTCGGACGGGAGCAGGAAGGCCTTGCCCTCCTGCACGAGCTCACCGCGCAGATCAATCTGGGCAGCGGGCCGCTGCGGATGCGCCGGGCGTTCGCGACGAGGGCTTTCGACGTGCTCCTCCTCAACGGACACTGGCGCCAGGCCCTCGCCCTGCTCAAGGCCGCGCCGCAGTGGTCGCCCCACTACCTGAGTACGTCTGGGGCATCGGTCGAGCTGGCCGTGGGGCTGGCCTACGTCTACGCGGGCCGAGGGCACGAGGCGATCGGCTCGCTCCTGTCAGCGACCGCACTGTTCGAGCGGACGCCGGCGAGCAGATGGCTCGGCCTCGCGTGCGCAGCCACAGCCTTCGCCTATGCCCAGCAGGGTGATACGCCCTCGGCACGGAAATGGCTCAGCAGGCTCGAGGACTGTGAACCTGCCGCCGGGTATCGCACCGCGTCCTACATCGACTTCTGCTCCGCGATGGCCAGGCGGTGGATCGGCGAGCCACACGCTGCCGCGATGCTCGTCGAGTCCGCGCGTGAGGACATTGCCCACGGCCGCTGGAACCCGGCCGGAATCAAGCTCGTGGGGGCCACCGTGGAGGGCAGCGAGGACGACCTGCGCCTGCTTGAGGACGTCTGCGCCCATCGTCAAGGCCCGCTCGCCGAGATCGGTGAACGCCTCGCCCGCGGCACACGGACCGGAAGCCTCGATGACCTCGCTGCGGCCGCAGATCTTGCAGCCAGCCTCGAGCTCGATGCCCTCGAATCGCGCTGCGCGGCGGTGGCCTTAGACGTGGCCCACGAAATCAACGAGGTCGTGGTGGCCCGATTCATGCAGGCACGCCTCGACACCCTCGCCGGTCGTGTCGTCATCCTGCCGGTCGTGCCCAGCCGGGCCCCGCGGGTACTCACGCAGCGGGAACGAGAGGTCGCCGCCCTTGCGGCGATGGGCGAGTCGAACAGGCGCATCGCGGAGGACCTCGGACTCTCGGTGCGCACGGTTGAGGGCCACCTCTACCAGGTGTTCAGCAAGCTCGCCGTCTCCACCCGCACCGAACTGGCGGAGTTCCTGTGA
- a CDS encoding LuxR C-terminal-related transcriptional regulator, with protein MNEEPPGPHVLPTTARVVELVQRPGTAAVLVLGEMGAGKSAVLDGAARLLDGAMELLRLHGSPSLAKVPYGVLAPFLGALPPEGAGSRVEVLRAFWRAVEALRRDRRRDLLLVIDDAHELDPASSEVVAELVSARWTKAFVAAPSGAALPRPLMELWLDGGVERVDLAPLSVDQVREFIESALGGRVLASVPRLFWQASEGNPLVLGRLVDEARRAGSLALRGQTWVITGELPHQGVGLVGLARAQLARLTAAEREALSLIVVAEPAPLELIEREYGAETIQRLVATRLVRPPEGPDGVLRLRHPVYGNALLSLIPRTTSLELRQHATEYVAHQTSTAEGLLRATTWALDCGFTMEDATLLAAAQLGLRLYETSLAVRAARAVGDPELRPAADEVLGQVAYSRGEYAEAAALLRPSGGLDGRTHACLTGGLVWIFARTALGHSAGAIRDDVDRLEDGEVREVLGLVLDSLVGDSARVAERLARRQAARAHDARADDLAEIVVQSVRAELLVGAGHPIQALAAVRGRLTRAVEGNIVTPFVQSFATARLLIADLTAGQWDAADADVQRFLIASNAGLVADGAAAETARGLSLLRRGMFRDALATLTPAVDALRGRDPQHVVGLAASTAAYAGVRLGEYDVARGLLIDVENPANPGVSLLRPLVDLFAAAARAGLAGPGAPPVAEAGRDLEAVLERMSGRGRLDLEIQGEILWLEAGHRSRLDRLRDVAERIEGAWAASAARMASALIDGSPATLLEAAESLFAAGAVWNSRECFADASRALDRMLRRTDAREAWARKTDCDAILGDEGPALAPPEVKRLTRREREVVAFAVSGLSDREIAQRLTVSVRTVEGHLYRAYAKLDVTSREQLTSAVGRTRRSAHSARAIEYTSNGTKYSVSDGVPKYE; from the coding sequence GTGAACGAGGAGCCTCCCGGGCCGCACGTGCTCCCTACCACCGCGCGCGTCGTCGAGCTCGTCCAGCGGCCAGGAACGGCTGCTGTGCTCGTCCTCGGCGAGATGGGCGCGGGCAAGTCCGCGGTGCTCGACGGCGCGGCGAGGCTCCTCGACGGCGCGATGGAACTTCTCCGCCTCCACGGCAGCCCCTCGCTCGCGAAGGTGCCCTACGGCGTGCTCGCGCCCTTCCTTGGCGCACTTCCCCCCGAGGGGGCCGGATCGCGCGTCGAGGTGCTACGGGCGTTCTGGCGCGCCGTCGAAGCCCTCCGGCGGGATCGCAGAAGAGACCTCCTGCTCGTGATCGACGATGCACACGAGCTCGACCCCGCGTCGAGCGAGGTGGTCGCCGAGCTCGTTTCGGCCCGATGGACCAAGGCATTCGTCGCGGCGCCCAGCGGTGCAGCGCTGCCCCGGCCGCTCATGGAGCTGTGGCTCGACGGCGGAGTCGAACGCGTGGACCTCGCTCCGCTGAGCGTCGACCAGGTCCGGGAGTTCATCGAGTCTGCCCTGGGCGGCCGCGTCCTGGCCTCGGTGCCGCGGCTCTTCTGGCAGGCATCGGAGGGCAATCCACTGGTGCTGGGCAGACTCGTCGATGAGGCCCGACGAGCCGGATCCCTCGCGCTGCGCGGGCAGACCTGGGTCATCACCGGCGAACTCCCGCATCAGGGCGTTGGACTGGTCGGCCTCGCACGGGCGCAGCTCGCGCGCCTGACGGCGGCCGAGCGGGAAGCACTGAGCCTGATTGTCGTTGCCGAGCCGGCACCGCTCGAATTGATCGAACGCGAATACGGCGCAGAGACCATCCAGCGTCTTGTCGCGACCCGCCTCGTTCGTCCGCCCGAGGGGCCCGATGGAGTGCTCCGCCTGCGGCATCCCGTGTATGGCAACGCCCTCCTCTCGCTCATCCCGCGCACCACGTCGCTCGAGCTGAGGCAGCATGCGACCGAGTACGTGGCCCACCAGACGTCGACGGCGGAGGGCCTGCTGCGGGCCACCACCTGGGCTCTGGACTGCGGCTTCACGATGGAGGACGCAACGCTCTTGGCCGCCGCCCAACTGGGGCTTCGCCTCTATGAGACCTCGCTCGCCGTGCGGGCTGCCCGCGCCGTCGGGGATCCCGAGCTGCGTCCGGCCGCCGATGAGGTGCTCGGCCAGGTCGCCTACAGTCGGGGCGAGTACGCTGAGGCCGCTGCGCTGCTGAGGCCGAGCGGAGGCCTCGACGGCAGGACCCACGCCTGCCTCACGGGAGGTCTCGTGTGGATCTTCGCCCGCACCGCGTTGGGCCACTCGGCTGGGGCCATCCGCGACGACGTCGACCGACTGGAGGATGGAGAGGTCAGGGAGGTCCTCGGCCTCGTGCTCGATTCACTCGTGGGTGACTCCGCCCGGGTCGCCGAGCGTCTGGCCCGGAGGCAGGCCGCACGTGCGCACGACGCTCGCGCGGACGACCTGGCAGAGATCGTCGTCCAGTCTGTCCGGGCTGAGCTCCTCGTCGGCGCGGGCCACCCAATACAGGCGCTCGCTGCCGTGCGAGGCCGGCTCACCCGGGCCGTGGAGGGCAACATCGTGACGCCGTTCGTCCAGTCCTTCGCGACGGCACGGCTGCTCATCGCAGATCTCACTGCAGGGCAGTGGGACGCGGCCGACGCCGACGTCCAGCGATTCCTCATCGCCTCCAACGCCGGTCTGGTTGCAGACGGCGCCGCCGCTGAGACGGCGCGGGGCCTGAGCCTGCTGCGCAGAGGCATGTTCCGCGATGCCCTCGCCACGCTCACTCCGGCCGTCGACGCGCTGCGGGGACGCGATCCCCAGCATGTCGTCGGCCTCGCGGCGTCGACCGCTGCCTACGCAGGTGTGCGACTCGGGGAGTACGACGTCGCGCGCGGGCTCCTCATCGACGTTGAGAATCCCGCGAATCCCGGGGTTTCCCTTCTCCGGCCCTTGGTCGACCTCTTCGCCGCGGCCGCGAGAGCCGGGCTCGCCGGACCGGGCGCACCGCCGGTCGCCGAGGCTGGCCGGGACCTCGAGGCAGTGCTGGAGAGGATGTCCGGCAGGGGTCGGCTCGACCTTGAGATCCAGGGCGAGATCCTCTGGCTCGAAGCCGGGCACCGTAGCCGGCTCGACCGGCTGCGGGACGTCGCGGAGAGGATCGAGGGGGCGTGGGCTGCGTCGGCTGCCCGCATGGCCTCGGCGCTCATCGACGGCTCCCCAGCGACGCTGCTTGAAGCAGCGGAGTCCCTCTTTGCGGCCGGTGCGGTGTGGAACTCACGGGAGTGCTTTGCGGATGCCTCGCGCGCCCTCGACAGGATGTTGCGCCGCACCGACGCGCGCGAGGCCTGGGCGAGGAAGACGGACTGCGACGCCATCCTGGGGGACGAGGGCCCGGCGCTCGCCCCGCCGGAGGTGAAGCGCCTCACCCGCAGGGAACGCGAGGTCGTGGCCTTTGCCGTGTCCGGACTCAGCGACCGGGAGATCGCTCAGCGGCTCACGGTATCGGTGAGAACGGTGGAGGGGCACCTCTACAGGGCCTATGCGAAGCTCGATGTGACGAGCCGCGAACAGCTCACGTCTGCCGTGGGCAGGACACGCCGGAGCGCACACTCGGCGCGCGCAATCGAGTACACCTCGAACGGGACCAAGTACTCTGTCTCCGACGGGGTACCGAAATACGAGTAG
- a CDS encoding aminotransferase class V-fold PLP-dependent enzyme, whose translation MALVKTPPTLVPSPAALDDAEVERIRNDFPVLDQTIHGHPLVYLDSGATSQHPRSVLEAEQDFYEQRNAAVHRGAHELAVRATDAYEDARVAVARFVGAAPDEIVWTSNATEAINLVAYALGNASAWAERGRGGAGMRELAVGPGDEIVVTELEHHANLIPWQELAFRTGATLRWIPVDDAGRLRMEEAEKIIGPRTRVVAFAHASNVLGSVAPVEELVGLARRVGALTVLDACQSAPHMPLDLAGLGVDFAAFSGHKMLAPTGIGALYGRRELLDALPPVLVGGSMITTVTMERAEYLPAPQRFEAGTQRISQAVAFAAAVDYLNHVGMDRIHAWEAGLGARLAEGIAAIPGVRLLGPAPGAEWHGSGRIGLAAFNVEGVHAHDVGQYLDSAGIAVRVGHHCAQPLHRRLGLTASTRASAYLYTTTAEVEAFLGALAEVRAYFGVAR comes from the coding sequence GTGGCCCTGGTCAAGACGCCGCCGACCCTCGTGCCCTCCCCAGCCGCGCTGGATGATGCCGAGGTGGAGCGCATCCGCAACGACTTCCCCGTGCTGGACCAGACGATCCACGGCCACCCGCTGGTCTACCTGGACTCGGGCGCCACGAGCCAGCACCCCCGGAGCGTGCTCGAGGCCGAGCAGGACTTCTACGAGCAGCGCAACGCCGCCGTGCACCGCGGAGCCCACGAGCTAGCTGTGAGGGCTACCGACGCGTACGAGGATGCGCGCGTTGCCGTGGCGCGGTTCGTGGGAGCGGCCCCGGACGAGATCGTCTGGACCTCCAATGCCACGGAGGCAATCAACCTCGTCGCCTACGCACTCGGCAACGCCTCCGCGTGGGCCGAACGTGGCCGCGGCGGAGCCGGGATGCGGGAGCTCGCCGTCGGGCCCGGCGACGAGATCGTCGTCACTGAGCTTGAGCACCATGCGAATCTCATCCCGTGGCAGGAACTCGCCTTCCGGACAGGCGCGACGCTGAGGTGGATCCCCGTCGACGACGCTGGCCGGCTCCGGATGGAAGAGGCCGAGAAGATCATCGGGCCCCGGACGAGAGTGGTCGCGTTCGCGCATGCGTCCAACGTGCTCGGCTCCGTCGCGCCCGTCGAGGAGCTCGTCGGGCTCGCCCGCCGCGTCGGCGCACTCACGGTCCTGGACGCGTGCCAGTCCGCGCCGCACATGCCCCTCGACCTCGCCGGACTCGGGGTCGACTTCGCGGCCTTCTCTGGCCACAAGATGCTCGCGCCCACCGGCATCGGCGCGCTCTACGGGCGCCGCGAGCTGCTCGACGCGCTTCCGCCCGTGCTCGTCGGAGGATCGATGATCACGACCGTGACCATGGAGCGGGCCGAGTATCTCCCGGCACCGCAGCGATTCGAGGCGGGCACCCAGCGCATCTCCCAGGCCGTGGCCTTCGCTGCGGCAGTCGACTACCTGAACCACGTGGGCATGGACCGCATCCACGCGTGGGAGGCGGGGCTGGGCGCGCGCCTCGCCGAAGGCATCGCCGCGATTCCCGGCGTGCGGCTCCTGGGCCCGGCTCCCGGTGCGGAATGGCACGGCTCCGGCCGGATCGGTCTGGCAGCCTTCAACGTCGAGGGGGTACACGCGCACGACGTCGGGCAGTACCTCGACAGCGCGGGCATCGCCGTGCGCGTGGGCCACCACTGCGCCCAGCCGCTCCATCGGCGCCTCGGTCTGACCGCGTCGACCCGTGCGAGCGCTTACCTGTACACGACCACGGCGGAGGTCGAGGCCTTCCTCGGCGCCCTCGCCGAGGTCCGAGCCTATTTCGGAGTGGCCCGATGA
- the sufU gene encoding Fe-S cluster assembly sulfur transfer protein SufU, giving the protein MSLDSLYQQLILEHAKAKHGSGLAWKPGAEPLPAGTGQSHQLNPVCGDEVTVRVEVSGGVVSSVRWDGAGCSISMASASVLHDMAEGLTVAEFGELVGAFREMLRSRGTIEADPEVLGDAAAFSGVSRYAARVKCAMIAWVAAEDAARQAA; this is encoded by the coding sequence ATGAGCCTTGATTCCCTGTACCAGCAGCTGATCCTCGAGCACGCCAAGGCCAAGCACGGCAGCGGCCTCGCGTGGAAACCGGGGGCCGAGCCGCTCCCTGCCGGGACGGGCCAGTCGCACCAGCTCAACCCGGTGTGCGGCGACGAAGTGACGGTCCGTGTTGAGGTGAGCGGCGGCGTCGTGAGCTCGGTGCGTTGGGACGGAGCAGGCTGCTCGATCTCGATGGCGTCCGCGTCGGTGCTGCACGACATGGCCGAGGGGCTCACGGTGGCCGAGTTCGGCGAGCTCGTCGGGGCCTTCCGCGAGATGCTGCGCTCTCGCGGCACCATCGAGGCCGATCCTGAAGTCCTCGGCGATGCCGCGGCCTTCTCTGGCGTGTCCCGCTATGCGGCACGGGTCAAGTGCGCCATGATTGCCTGGGTTGCCGCCGAGGACGCCGCGCGCCAGGCAGCATAG
- a CDS encoding helix-turn-helix transcriptional regulator codes for MQRDTAASMTFVHADDAPAGSAERQADRLTWAMLVRQEELAHAVHAFRDPASLGAVVTGPPGVGKSFLASAVLSALGAGVYPLRIRTPSVPSDVHFASLGPLLARLPRGLADSPTKLLVAVQEILRGDAGGLPVVLVVEFGAPLDEGTVGVLLHLLHGGMARLLAIAPRTTDLPADFLRLVRDGRLSEVALRGISIRETRKLVSALMGGRVSASAVVEVHQACGGNPSTVQGIVRREHASGNLHRRGAVWTLDGPVEGEVGAGTDEIIRARWAREPQDVREVIEHLAAARRIPISGLAGLFGTEVLVDMEERHLLAVDGSPRRCAYLREPRMAELVRGRLGPDRHRELASLATRSGAPEEDGLDAEDLISYVEWAFASGGSVGPDLLTRAAHAAMGLFEPQRALDLLDRGGRPTGPAAVGETLARADALSILERREEALAVITHLPPAALDGVGAVERARVAATESELLTWLPEHGDPLGPLRTERAALAAESHAGRHVLRDAAEVLDLAEFRAHAFRGEFVPVLDTLEEAALRADASEGFRHETSLLLALAWAACGRELDAAALLAAVESRAAQCCEDDSFISAACFVWIVNGDWKRCLERLETYMERGGRRLRLRGGLLELWVGLSLVMAGQGGPALEPLLNALAQLEEFPAANAERAASAATALAYAQIGDSGEAALYLERAAAAAGHTPWRLEFFADFCELLARRWLGEGAATERLLAHAALDEEAGRVAAAGLRVFAASVPGTDSEFLWIERLGQQRQGPLAHLMTSVAAASRCREAEALLAAAEEAHAMSLDSVEARCAALALDAARDHGDAGAAGRAQTRLDRLTRILPVLPLVPQVPAPVLTSRERQIADMAASGSSNRDIAEAIGVSVRTVEGHLYQVFMKLGVSSRSGLEGLV; via the coding sequence ATGCAGAGAGATACCGCTGCATCGATGACCTTCGTCCACGCTGACGATGCACCGGCTGGATCAGCGGAACGCCAGGCCGATCGGCTTACGTGGGCGATGCTCGTCCGTCAGGAGGAACTCGCGCACGCGGTCCACGCATTCAGGGACCCGGCCTCACTGGGGGCGGTCGTGACCGGCCCGCCCGGCGTGGGGAAGTCATTCCTTGCGAGCGCGGTCCTCTCTGCCCTCGGCGCCGGGGTGTACCCACTGCGGATCCGGACCCCTTCCGTGCCGTCGGATGTGCACTTCGCGTCCCTGGGGCCCCTTCTCGCCCGTCTCCCGAGAGGTCTGGCCGACTCGCCCACCAAGCTCTTGGTCGCCGTCCAGGAGATCCTCCGTGGGGATGCCGGCGGGCTGCCGGTCGTCCTCGTCGTCGAGTTCGGCGCCCCGCTGGATGAAGGCACCGTCGGAGTGCTCCTCCACCTTCTCCACGGAGGGATGGCGAGGCTGCTCGCGATCGCCCCGCGCACCACCGACCTGCCGGCCGACTTCCTGCGTCTCGTCCGCGACGGCAGGCTCAGCGAGGTCGCCCTGCGCGGCATCAGCATCCGCGAGACCCGAAAGCTCGTCTCCGCCCTCATGGGTGGGCGCGTTTCAGCCTCGGCGGTGGTCGAAGTCCATCAGGCCTGCGGAGGCAATCCCTCGACGGTCCAGGGCATCGTGCGGCGCGAGCATGCGTCCGGCAATCTCCATCGGAGAGGAGCGGTCTGGACCCTCGACGGTCCGGTCGAGGGTGAGGTCGGCGCGGGAACGGATGAGATCATCCGTGCGCGCTGGGCGCGCGAGCCCCAGGATGTCCGTGAGGTGATTGAGCATCTCGCAGCGGCCCGGCGAATCCCGATTTCAGGGCTCGCCGGGCTTTTTGGTACCGAGGTCCTGGTTGACATGGAGGAGCGGCACCTCCTGGCCGTCGACGGGAGCCCGCGCCGGTGCGCGTACCTCCGGGAACCGCGGATGGCCGAGCTCGTGCGGGGGCGGCTTGGGCCCGACCGCCACCGGGAGCTCGCGTCGCTCGCGACGCGCAGCGGCGCCCCCGAGGAGGACGGGCTGGACGCGGAAGATCTCATCTCGTACGTCGAGTGGGCCTTCGCGAGCGGGGGATCCGTGGGCCCGGACCTTCTGACCCGTGCGGCACATGCCGCGATGGGACTCTTTGAACCGCAGCGGGCACTGGATCTCTTGGACCGCGGCGGGAGGCCGACTGGTCCTGCGGCCGTCGGGGAGACCCTCGCGAGGGCCGACGCGCTCTCGATCCTCGAACGGAGGGAGGAGGCGCTCGCGGTCATCACGCACCTGCCGCCGGCCGCGCTCGACGGGGTCGGAGCGGTCGAGCGCGCGCGCGTCGCGGCCACGGAAAGCGAGCTGCTCACGTGGCTCCCCGAGCACGGCGACCCCCTCGGCCCACTCCGCACAGAACGGGCAGCGCTCGCGGCCGAGAGCCACGCGGGCCGGCACGTCCTGCGAGACGCGGCGGAGGTCCTCGACCTCGCCGAGTTCCGCGCCCACGCGTTCCGGGGCGAGTTCGTCCCGGTCCTCGACACGCTTGAGGAGGCCGCGCTGCGGGCAGACGCGAGCGAGGGGTTCCGCCATGAGACTTCGCTCCTGCTCGCCCTCGCGTGGGCGGCCTGCGGACGGGAGCTGGATGCGGCCGCGCTCCTTGCCGCGGTCGAGTCGAGGGCGGCCCAGTGCTGCGAGGATGACTCCTTCATCTCCGCTGCCTGCTTCGTCTGGATTGTCAATGGCGACTGGAAGCGGTGCCTTGAGCGGCTCGAGACCTACATGGAGCGCGGTGGGCGGCGGCTCAGACTGCGCGGAGGTCTCCTCGAGCTCTGGGTGGGCCTCTCGCTCGTCATGGCGGGGCAGGGAGGACCTGCCCTCGAGCCGCTCCTGAACGCGCTGGCCCAACTCGAGGAATTCCCCGCCGCCAATGCGGAGCGGGCCGCGTCGGCTGCGACGGCGCTCGCGTACGCCCAGATCGGGGACTCGGGCGAGGCCGCGCTGTACCTCGAGAGGGCGGCTGCCGCGGCCGGGCATACCCCGTGGCGGCTCGAGTTCTTCGCCGATTTCTGCGAGCTCCTGGCCCGTCGCTGGCTCGGGGAGGGCGCGGCCACCGAGCGGCTTCTCGCCCACGCGGCCCTCGACGAGGAGGCGGGGCGTGTCGCAGCGGCCGGATTGAGGGTCTTCGCGGCGTCCGTGCCCGGCACCGATAGCGAGTTCCTGTGGATCGAAAGGCTCGGGCAGCAGCGGCAGGGACCTCTCGCGCACCTCATGACGTCGGTGGCCGCCGCATCCCGCTGCCGTGAAGCCGAGGCGCTGCTCGCGGCGGCCGAGGAGGCGCACGCGATGAGCCTCGACAGCGTCGAGGCCCGATGCGCCGCTCTCGCGCTCGATGCTGCGCGCGACCACGGCGACGCAGGGGCCGCAGGCCGCGCCCAGACCAGGCTCGACCGCCTCACCCGGATCCTCCCGGTCCTTCCCCTCGTCCCGCAGGTGCCCGCGCCAGTGCTGACGAGCCGCGAGCGCCAGATCGCGGACATGGCCGCATCGGGGTCGTCGAACCGGGATATCGCGGAGGCGATCGGCGTCTCGGTGCGCACCGTCGAGGGGCACCTCTACCAGGTGTTCATGAAGCTCGGGGTGTCCTCGCGCAGCGGCCTCGAGGGGCTGGTCTGA